Genomic window (Spirosoma sp. KCTC 42546):
CAAAAGCCCAAAAGCCGATGTGTATAAGCAGATTTATGCCGATTTAGACCTGGCCTTCGCAGCGGGTTTACCATCCTATCCGGCGGTTGATAAAGGCCGTCCCTCTAAAGAAGTAGTCAATGCGCTGTATGCGAAAGCGGCTTTGTATAACGAAGAGTGGCAGAAAGCGCTCGAAAAAGCCCAGGCGGTAATCACATCGGGGAAATACTCCCTGATGCCGGATGTACGCAACGTGTATAAATACGATCAGGAAGATGCCGCTCGTATCGAGAATATGTGGGCGTATGAAGTTGATCCGATTTCACCGGGTCGGTCGCACCAGTTAACGGGCCTGTGCGGGCCTCCTGCCAGCGCCGGACCGGAATACGGCAAAACGACCTTCGGATCGATGTTCGCGTATCAGTCATTCTACAATTCATTCAACCCTGCGGATAAGCGCCGACTACTGCTCGACACGACCTACGTGGATAAAAATGGCAAAACCATTCCACAAAGGAGCATTACGCCCATTACAACCGACGGCGTATTGATCAAGAAATACCAGGACCCAGTTTCGACCCTGAATTTGATCCCAAATATTCCAATTTTCCGCCTGGCCGATATGTACCTGATTGCCGCCGAAGCCGAAGCCCGTCTAAACGGCGCGACGCCCCTGGCGTATGGCTACATCAACACCATTCGGAAGCGGGCAGGTTTGCCTGATTTACAAACCGGTCTAAGTAAAGACGCCTTCGTTGATGCCGTTCTCCAGGAGCGAGCCTGGGAGTTTTTTGCCGAAGGCGACCGCTGGTACGACCTCACCCGTACCGGCAAATTCCTGACGGTTATTCCCAAGGCCGTCAACGCCGTTTATCCGGTTCGGAACGTAACGGCGAAGAATAAATATTTCCCGATTCCGCAGGATGAACTGAACGCCAATCCGAAACTGGAGCAGAATCCGGATTGGAAGTAAGAGTACCCCTAAATCCCCTAAAGGGGACTTGGCTCATGCTTAGAAAAAGTCCTCTCTAGGGGATTTAGGGGTTTTTAAAACGTATCCTCGGTCTGTGTCCTCACCACAGCCAGTCAAACTCCTAACCTGACGGCTATGGTGTCCTCACAGAACGCTTTAATGACGGCTAGTCACAGACGTTCTGTGAGGACACAGACCGAGGATGCGGATGCAAAAGCAAAATTAAAGACCTTATTTAGAAATGATACGCTCAACGACTTTTTTACTAATCCTTCTCACTCTTTCCGGTTTTTCGGAACGGCCGGA
Coding sequences:
- a CDS encoding RagB/SusD family nutrient uptake outer membrane protein, with amino-acid sequence MKKILIPILVAFGLTSCELDETIYSSIYTEAFYKTAADAEKGLIAAYDPFADMYSGPAGTLIADFSDDQTYPRGVVGRNTLTLFTYDINYTTQKSNSRLNEAPQQIWTSGYDGIEKANWIIAKVPAAVMDETRKKQIIGEAYYLRAFYLWMLTKNFGDVVIKTTPSYSQADAILGKSPKADVYKQIYADLDLAFAAGLPSYPAVDKGRPSKEVVNALYAKAALYNEEWQKALEKAQAVITSGKYSLMPDVRNVYKYDQEDAARIENMWAYEVDPISPGRSHQLTGLCGPPASAGPEYGKTTFGSMFAYQSFYNSFNPADKRRLLLDTTYVDKNGKTIPQRSITPITTDGVLIKKYQDPVSTLNLIPNIPIFRLADMYLIAAEAEARLNGATPLAYGYINTIRKRAGLPDLQTGLSKDAFVDAVLQERAWEFFAEGDRWYDLTRTGKFLTVIPKAVNAVYPVRNVTAKNKYFPIPQDELNANPKLEQNPDWK